From a region of the Fischerella sp. JS2 genome:
- a CDS encoding DHA2 family efflux MFS transporter permease subunit encodes MNSEPVPQNSSDSERSPSQIWLALLSIILGLIMFTLDSSTVNIALPTITKAFDTDLAVSQWVIISYLVVFTTLIFSTMRLGDMLGRRKLFQAGLILCTISSLLCGLAPGIIWLIGFRVLQGCGAVLIVGLGMVMITELFAHSPQYGLALSLAVMTLSVGSVLAPAIGGSLVTLSDWRAIFLINLPIGMIAILLFTWCVPPSPKSRSHQANFDTLGTILLVLVMVNFALAMSEGQKQGFNSAIALILLITTIIGLIVFVLVESRVRQPIIDLSLFRHRILSINLLTMVVVYIVMASRLLIYPFFLELVLHYPTDQVGMLMITLPISNAIIAHISRRLVDRFGSSHLILIGLMLLAFGCMLASTFSTQLTPLGYVLTDIVMGAGLAMWRSPNNVATMRITPQNKIGVVSGLLNESSLLGQTLGIPFGSALFTTLALSSINLPLTTPLASMPLPALVFAMHRTFMILAILQGIMLIVNIFFQKTPNLPSNNPEALIS; translated from the coding sequence TTGAACAGCGAACCAGTACCCCAAAATTCTTCTGATTCTGAGCGATCGCCGTCTCAAATCTGGCTAGCTTTATTGAGTATAATATTGGGCTTGATAATGTTTACGCTGGATAGTTCTACAGTCAATATTGCCCTACCTACGATCACAAAAGCTTTTGATACTGACCTGGCTGTTTCTCAATGGGTGATTATCAGTTATCTTGTTGTTTTTACTACTCTGATTTTCAGCACCATGCGTTTAGGTGATATGCTTGGCAGGCGGAAGTTATTCCAAGCTGGGTTAATCCTGTGTACTATCAGTTCATTACTATGTGGATTAGCACCAGGAATTATTTGGCTGATTGGCTTTCGAGTTTTGCAAGGATGCGGTGCTGTGCTAATTGTGGGATTAGGGATGGTAATGATCACTGAGTTGTTTGCTCATAGCCCACAATATGGCTTAGCCCTCAGTCTTGCAGTAATGACACTTTCTGTTGGTTCTGTTTTGGCCCCGGCGATTGGTGGTTCACTGGTTACGCTTAGTGATTGGCGAGCAATTTTCCTAATTAATCTTCCTATAGGGATGATAGCCATTTTGTTATTCACTTGGTGTGTTCCGCCTTCTCCAAAAAGCCGTAGTCATCAAGCAAACTTTGATACATTAGGAACAATTCTGCTGGTGCTGGTGATGGTGAACTTTGCCTTAGCGATGAGTGAAGGGCAAAAACAGGGCTTTAATAGTGCGATCGCTCTCATTTTACTGATTACCACCATCATTGGTTTAATTGTTTTTGTTTTGGTTGAATCTCGGGTCAGACAACCGATAATTGACTTGTCTTTGTTTCGTCATCGCATCCTTAGTATCAATCTCTTGACTATGGTTGTCGTTTACATAGTCATGGCATCTCGGTTGCTGATCTACCCATTTTTCCTAGAACTAGTTTTACATTATCCAACTGATCAGGTGGGAATGTTAATGATCACCTTGCCGATCAGTAACGCCATAATTGCACACATATCAAGGCGTTTAGTTGATAGGTTTGGTAGTAGTCATTTAATTCTGATAGGTCTAATGTTGTTAGCATTTGGCTGTATGCTAGCTAGCACCTTTAGTACCCAGTTAACACCCTTGGGTTATGTACTCACAGATATAGTCATGGGTGCAGGTCTAGCGATGTGGCGATCGCCCAATAATGTAGCAACCATGCGTATTACTCCTCAAAACAAAATCGGTGTTGTTTCGGGTTTGTTAAACGAATCATCTCTACTGGGTCAAACTCTAGGAATTCCCTTCGGATCAGCTTTATTTACTACATTAGCTCTCAGTAGTATTAACCTACCTCTGACCACACCACTTGCATCTATGCCACTTCCAGCATTAGTCTTTGCCATGCACAGGACTTTTATGATTTTGGCAATCTTGCAGGGAATTATGCTTATTGTCAATATATTTTTTCAAAAAACACCAAATTTACCTAGTAATAATCCTGAAGCATTAATTTCTTAG